In Mugil cephalus isolate CIBA_MC_2020 chromosome 11, CIBA_Mcephalus_1.1, whole genome shotgun sequence, the genomic window AAAACTGGAACGTGACACTGTTACTGCCGTGTGACAAGAGCCCCTGAAATGATGTGAACGTGTAAACAATGAGCTGATTTACCTCAAACAGTAGCTGCAGCCTTGTACACAGGCATCAGTTTCCATGTTATCAATGTAATTCTAGACTTGATTCTGTATTCCCCAGGGAGGAATGGGCTGAGAGAGGAAGCCAGAGTTACAGAAAAGTGACTCAGTTTCTATCCTGTCAGACAGCAGGAAGAACAGAATGAGAGGCCtgctgaagaggaggaggaggaggaggaggaggaggaggaggaggaaaacaacagcCGCACATCGTGGGAAGGATGAAGTCCTGACTGTCCAACACACTGGCCAAGGAGGAAACCGACAGACTAAAAAAAGGTGCACTGGTGGTGTGAGCATTTTATCATTAATGTCAAACGCCTTTTCCTTTATTTGCgttttcctttatttcattaCACTATCAAAATCAACCTCTACTCTAGATAATACACTGAGTTGAGCAGACAAATCTTCACAGCAATTAAACGCAACCTTCCTTTGTTACCGTGTGTCATAACAACAAAAGTCGAGCTTGTGTTTCAGTACAAATCTGTTGACCACAATAGTGCTGCTTTATACAGCTTTAAAATAATCTCGTTGTGGTTATTAGGTGCCTGCAGCCATCCAAAGGCACATTTGTTGACACATCTGCACTTAGAGtgcagtgacacacacattaatgttgttgttgtgacttggtATTCTCTGTTAGGTTGGAGACAGCTCATTAATACCACAGGTTGTGACCTCTTCCCTCAACTCTCACCagtatttccattattttaggttttgttcTTTAAATACAAGATGGTGcagacactgagacaaatgacgtGAGGTCTTACTCTCAAGACATTATTGAGGGcaagataaataaacaactcTCACTCACACCTAGGGCCAATTTAGaaccaatgaacctaacaagcatatCTTTGGATGGTGAGTGGAAACCACAGTGAGAAACCAGAAAGACCCCAGTTGGCagatggatttgaacccagaaccttcttgctaatgtatttaaattatctACAGCAAATATATTTGTTCTCTTCATTAAAGACTGAAACAAATTTGAAGGAAATCTGCATATTTACTATTTTGatatttactctttattttaaagtttaaagtaaaATGGTTCTTTACAGTAAATATGCTGTTTAAAGTTTAAGCTGACTTTAAACCCATAACGACTCCACACCATCAGGTGGCGCTGTAGACTTTAAGCATTATTTCAAagtgaggagggaggaagtCGAAGAGAAGCCGCTTTCCCGGTCTGGCTGTAGTAACGTGAGATGATGGGAGAGGTGGAAGACACAGAGTTTGATGATGTTTTAGATGACTGGTTTATCGAGTCTCTGAAAACGTGAGCAAAcgtttttacagttttgttaAACCGTAATGTTTGTTATAATAGCTGTTAGTTACTGGAGCTAGCTGTACAAAACTCCGCTTGAAAGTCGTACACATTTACGCCTCATAGCAGGTTTACAGTCCTTAGAAATACAAAGTCGTTCATGCACACATTATAACGTTAGTCCTCCTTGATTCGGCTTAGCCATAGTAGACTACACAAAACGACAATTCTCTTTAAAACATTAGAACAACACAAGGTTAACGCCAGCAGACTCGTACCTGTACAGCCCAGATATACACGAAGTACTGTGTCACTTGGTTTGACTGCTAGTGTTATATCCAGGACGAATTAAATTACATGATCAGACGATTATTAAAACCGATGGTATTGTACTGCAAACGCGTCTACGGTGATCACGGAGGCAGGAGATATTGATTATTAAAAAGTCTTTATGAAGTCTGGCGTGGAGGTTAAAAATAAGTCCTTTTAACATGAACATTAACGTAAACATCACATACTGTTGACAAAGCACTGCAACACATCTGTAGGACTATGTTAGGGAAAAATATAATTCTgaatttagattttgtttttcttgaactTTTTAATTTGCAGGGAGCTCCATgctataaatgttttatttttttatttcatttgtgtgtgcagatttaATGATAAGCAGGCTAAATACTAAGTGGTTTATCAAGGTTTATGTGGTTCATGACTGTCTGATTCCTTCAGGTACAAAGATCTTCATGTGTATCAGCTGGAACATCCCACTCAAGTCATCGAATGGACGTCAGGGAAGAGTGAGTGTATTTATGTGACTGGCTGACATCAGCATTTGATAAGTAATATAACACTTTTGTGCAAGTTCAGTTTTTTGCATaacaaaacagataaaacaaactgtAGTTGCCTCCCTTCATTGGCTACAAGTAAAACAATGCATCAGCAGGCCACTGCTATTATGTTGCACAATTGTACACAAGAGCAGACTGATGTTTTCACAGCAATGAAAAGAGACTCTTCCAGACATCAAGGCTTGTAATTGCAGCTGAAATTGTCAATATTTatcagtgtttgttgtgttacagCCGTATGCGTTGCAGGCTTCAGTCCATCGAAAAATGAAATTCTGGAGCTTCGTCTTCCGCTGAAACTTCTTGCTGATGAAAACAAGGTATAAATCaccactttttcattttcataaactGATGACTTGGGTGTAACTTAGAGACTCTGAGCTTTTGCTGTATGCCGATGTGTTCAGGGTCTCTGCGCAGAACGGGATTTTAAAGTTGCCAATGGTGGCTTCACAGACGGTCCCGTTTGCTGCCTCAGACACATTCCAGGAACAAGGTGAGTTCTAACTCAGGTGAAGGAGGCACCAGCTGAGTTTCCAGTTCCAGTGCATGCAGGTCCGTTGAGgtgtttccctgcagaaaaGTTACAATGCTTCATttggtggctgtggctcagtaggtagcgCGGGTTGTCcgtgaaccgaagggttagcggttcgatcccccaaatgtgccatatgccgaagtgtccttgagcaagatactgaacccccagttgctcccagtgcaactggtgctggtgtgtgaatgtgtgtgtgcttgtgtgagtgaatgggtggatgtgtctctgactgtaaaagcgctttgagtaccttgagtaggtagaaaagcgctatataagagcaagaccatttaccatttgtGGCATTTACTTTAGAGAAGCTAAAATAAATTGATTAAATGCAGGGACAAATGTGTAACTGgaaagaaactttaaaaagaagacACCCACACCCAacataaatgtgcatagtgaacacttaaaatacatctttattgttttatattttgttgtctGGACTTTGGTGAGTGAGAAGAGTGCaatttaaattaagtttatCCACTCTTATACTTAATCCACTTTAATGATATTCATAGAAAAATTCTCAACAATAAACCAACACTATTATCCTGCTTCTTTATGTTCTGAGCTTCAGAATGTGTTAAGTGCCTCTTCGTCCTCAGAGCTGAAATGATACATTGATTAATTAGTAATGCATTAATCAGGCCATAGTAAAATAATCAGCAGcagttcagatttttaattACTAGTTTTAATTCTAAAAGTTAAATTCAAAACATGGCCTGGTCCCAGCCTCTGAAGATGACGCTAAAGACtctttattttctgacattttgtaggcaaataattaatgattaatcgtaaaaaataatcagtaatTAGATTCATTCATAATACCTGTAAGGTGCAGCTTTAACAAACATGCATCAGAGGAGTTAGTTCAGTAGTAGTGCTCAAGCAGACTGATGTCTTCTGTCAGATGTCTTTTTCACTAAGATGATTTAACGTCTTCTTCTCGTGGCCTGGCAGGTGTGTCGTGACCAACGATGGGCTGAGCTCTGACCTGCAGGTGTGGGACCTTGGAGGAGATGACAGCGGTGAGTTCACTGAATCTGCTCCACTGTGGAACTTGACAGAACTTGAGTAGAAGGCTCATTACCAAAATGTAAAgacatattaaatattaaacacgtTTCCCATTTACTCCTCCATTAGTTCTAGTTACTCTGAATATTTAACTGACAGTATCATTTTTTGTGGAGTCCTTTTGTTCGTTTGAAGCGGTTCCCAGGATTACTCATGCTATTTACTGAGTGTTACAGTCCCACAGACCGCAAGTTTAAGGACAGGTTCTGGctttaattaacatttcataAATGGTGTGAATTAGATCAGGCGTgtctacacttttttttcaacttttatttCTGAAACACGTCCCTTTGATTTTGAGAAGCAATGCGTATGttgtaattttaattaaagctcTGATTTATATTTACCATTTTTATTCAtcacaaaacaactacagttCACATCAGTTAACAGGACCTGGAAAACAACTAACTTCATTACAACTGatgctgcatttatttgttgtttgctgGTAAAATGACATGAAGAAAAGGTAATTTTATAACGCCCACTACGGTGAAGCACTATTCATCTAAAATAATCAGACAGCGTTATAGGTCATTCTTTCTGCTAGGAGCTGTTTTGGGATGAGTTCTTCCTGATTTTACCACGTACCTATCATGGTTTGAAATTGCAGAACAAACTTAAACTGACTTGTTAAAATGCGATTGTTTAATATCCTGTCATCTGATGGCAGATGTGATCAGGAGAACGGGAAGCATCCAGGGGAAGAGGAGTGTTTCAGAGAGAGGCAGCAGGATCGCAGCTCGACTTTCGACACCGCCGCAAATCCTTCACGGAGCCTGGACCAGTGACGTCCAGCTGACTGAACTGACCTCAGGACACACTCTTTATTCACTAGGTAAGACTGCTGGACCTGCCATGTACACTTCATTCCTTAAACTGATGCTCACATATAAACAAGTATGAAAGAGCTGCAGCATGAAGTGGAGACCAACACAAGAGTTACTAAAAAATGGTCTCTTTCTACAccttggaataaaaaaaaagaaggtgacACTTGAGACGTGGTGAGCCTCTGCAGCTGAAATGTGGCGTCTGTGGCGTAGACCTCTACAGTCATGTCTTTTATCCATGTCTGCTGCAGGTGTGGCTGAGTAGGGCAATTAAGGCCATGCATCTGAGACTGATGCAGTATACTTTCTTATCCATGATGCCGTCATCTTTCACTAAGTCACCTGTTGCTGAGTGTAtaatggcaccccacaccataatACTAAGAGACACTCATTTTTATATCTCTCCCCCTTCCTTCAGCGAACAGACTCTTCACTTGTCGCCAAACTGTTCAGCTCGGAGGCATCAGTCCACAGCCCAATCTTCATTTGTCCATTTCTTGTGGTCTTTTGTAAatttcacccttttttttttcctccttcaaaTCTGATTTCGTTGCTGCTTTTCTGCCAACAAGTCCTCCTTCTCCCAGTAAAGACACAGTTAGTGAAGACGCTGTTGCACCGTTAGTCATTGTAGTGTCGATGAGCAGGACAGGCCTTGTacattcaaaacaaacacacagctgtgtccTAAGACTCTTGCTTCAACATCAGTGTAACCATGATCACACCTGACAATGATTACACAACTACTTTAGCTTCTTGTGTTAAGGAACGTGATTCAGCGATATTGGAAGTGAAATAGACCTAGCTTGTTTATTGTAAGGAAAATAACCCGAATCTCCTTGTGGTGGCTCTGTTGTATGGGGTTAGTAGAACACAGTGATGACGTTGTAGATATTTCATTCGTTTTCTGGGTATTTTAATGACCAGTTCAACAGAAACACACCGAAACGCTCTGAAATATGCCAAGTGGTCTACTAATTGTAGCTCTCATTGTgtataacaaaaaacaagaaaaggcaCATTTGGCCACCTTTAAAAAATCATTAAGAAACATGTATATTATCACATATTCGCAAACAAGTCAcaaggatttgtttttttactgcagaTATTTCAGGTAACCTTAAGAATCATTTCCGTCTGTCTCTGGTTCAGTTCATTACACATGGTGGTTGAATTTAAGTGGCAACTTCTATGATCTGAGAGGTAAAACTACAGTATTTGTTGATGGAGTCCAGCGGTGTTGCAGAAAGCCTCCACTGATAGCATGGCAAgataaagatggagaaaaatacAGAGTGGACTTGGActcatattgattttttttttttttattactggcTGCACCAAAATTCTACCAACACACAACGCGCTTTAGGTGTTGCAGATGATGTTTAATGTTATAATGTCTTACAGATCcttgtgtgtgctgtgtgttatttttccCAACAGAGACTGACTCAGCAGATCCTCTGACTTCCTTACAGTTTGTGAGTGACACGGTTTTCCTCGCCGGCTGCTGTAGTGGGAGCGTTTACGTGGCCGACACTCGGACGTCTGCTGCCCCTCAGCTTTCGCCTTCACCCACGTCATCAGGCGAAGCTGTCCTCTGGTGGACAGATGTTTCTACAGGCCCGCATCCGTCCAGCTGCAGGGTCCTCAGACTCTCCTCTTCTGGACGGGCGGTGGTGTCGGACTTGAGGAACCTGGGAGGAGCCGTGTGTCAGGCTCAGCTGGACGTCCAAACACGTCTCTGCAACCTGGACCATGTCAGAGTGTCCTGGGCTCCAGCCCTGGACGACTGCCTCTCAGTGTCGGGTGAGTTTAGACGCACACTGATCTGATTTAACAACAGACTGAGTTGGTGgtcggtggttagcactgatgcctcccagtgagaaggtctgggttcgagtccgctcgggcctttctggatggagtttgcatgttctccctgtgtctacgtGGGTTTTCTTCGGGTACTCTGGTGTCCTCCCACCTTCAAATACAggcttgttaggctgattggtgaccctaattgtgagtgtgaatggttgtttgtctctgtgttagccctgtgatagactggcgacctgtccagggtgtaccccgcctcttgcctgATGACTCCAGCAGGATAAGAAGTATTAGAAGATGAGATGGTGACACTTCTGTTAGCTACTGTTATGTCCAAGCTCTGCTAGGGGAAGAAGGTAGGGAAGTGGTTCcttcaaagaaaaatgaaatgtgagcaTGAAGCTAAAACGTAAGTTATAGGTGATAGCAAGATTTTAGTATTCACGTTACAAGAAGGCCTCAAATGCAAACAGTGGAGCATGAGGCAGACAGCTCTCACAAAATCACAGTCATCCTGAATGACAGAAAAGCTCTTAAATAGTGAAATGAAGCAGGATGAGAGCGCTGACTGGAGAGGGGAATTAGGCACCACCGCAGTCATTGTTGGGAACTGAGTCAAGCAGCTGCATGAATTGGAAAAGACACCTGGGTAATAATATTCTGGACGGTATTTGTCAtagttttggtttgttgcaATGATAATAACATAATTTGTATAAATCAAGAATATGTTTCCACTCCATATtgataaagttaaataaaaagaaaattagaaaGAAATGTGATTTGCATTAATGGAAATTGAGTATAATATTGatggaaatgaatggaaatcaTGCCGTAATTAAATATTCTACTGACAGCCGTAATTTCTTTCAATTTTGAAATCACTAATGTGTCCTGGTTTGGTATTTTAACTCTTAAGAATTAGAATGTGCATTGTAGTTTCATGGTCAACTGCTCTTGTCAAACCAATCATCTCTGTTACGCTATTAAGTGCGACATCCGTGAACTTCCAGGGTTAAATGATTAttcttcagcagcaggaaggacaGGCTTAAACATTTACCAAATGTTGACTCATAAGTTTGTTCCAAATTAACAAGTCAAAAAAGGTcctaaaaaaacaagtttcgTGCTCAGTCACCTTTTGTCTTAACAGTTTTTAATTTGGTTGGCTATTGGATGTTGATGTTATAAAGGTCAACTAACCTTTAAGGCTGTCATGTCCATTGTCATCTTAACACCCTGGTGATGCGTTACTcattatgcatttttattattggaaTTAAAGATGGAGAGTTGGTCATGGTGGCATTTGAGCACA contains:
- the wdr73 gene encoding WD repeat-containing protein 73, coding for MMGEVEDTEFDDVLDDWFIESLKTYKDLHVYQLEHPTQVIEWTSGKTVCVAGFSPSKNEILELRLPLKLLADENKGLCAERDFKVANGGFTDGPVCCLRHIPGTRCVVTNDGLSSDLQVWDLGGDDSDVIRRTGSIQGKRSVSERGSRIAARLSTPPQILHGAWTSDVQLTELTSGHTLYSLETDSADPLTSLQFVSDTVFLAGCCSGSVYVADTRTSAAPQLSPSPTSSGEAVLWWTDVSTGPHPSSCRVLRLSSSGRAVVSDLRNLGGAVCQAQLDVQTRLCNLDHVRVSWAPALDDCLSVSGFSGVVQIFNTRFWRTELQDAQPLFQHRGHVVSSPETDNSVPIYVTSHTWHPERPQTLLSAASDGSVHVWDWVDPNGSGTKERFSSPATRGNK